A single Streptomyces sannanensis DNA region contains:
- a CDS encoding alpha/beta fold hydrolase: MSSYRQPGTVLTDHRFTVPLDHSDPSGERIELYAREVVAGAKAGADLPWLVYLEGGPGCGARRFVGKQAWLGRALQDYRVLLLDQRGTGLSTPANRQTLALRGGPQEQADYLAHFRADSIVRDCELIRKQLTGGAPWTVLGQSFGGFCATHYLSTAPEGLHTVLITGGLPSLDASAEDVYRAAYPRIERKNAAHYARYPQDVERARRIAEHLAEHRPVLPSGYTLTPQAFQSLGLMLGTGDGSHQLHYLLENAFVRTPAGHVLSDTFQEAVHAALSFAARPLYAVLHEPIYAQGTRPTAWAADRVRDEFPQFDAGKALAADAPLLFTGETIHPWHFETDPALRPLRRTAELLAARTDWSPLYDANRLAANEVPVAAAVYHDDMYVETAHSLQTARTIRGLRTWVTDEYEHDGLRASGGRVLDRLLALVRDEA; this comes from the coding sequence TTGAGCAGCTACCGTCAGCCGGGCACCGTCCTCACCGACCACCGTTTCACCGTCCCGCTCGACCACTCCGACCCCTCGGGTGAGCGGATCGAGCTCTACGCCCGTGAGGTCGTCGCAGGCGCCAAGGCCGGTGCCGATCTGCCCTGGCTGGTGTATCTGGAGGGCGGCCCCGGCTGCGGCGCACGGCGCTTCGTCGGCAAGCAGGCCTGGCTGGGGCGCGCCCTTCAGGACTACCGGGTGCTGCTGCTGGACCAGCGTGGCACCGGCCTCTCCACCCCCGCCAACCGGCAGACCCTGGCGCTGCGCGGCGGTCCGCAGGAGCAGGCCGACTACCTCGCGCACTTCCGTGCAGACAGCATCGTCCGCGACTGCGAGCTCATCCGGAAGCAGCTGACCGGCGGCGCCCCCTGGACCGTACTCGGCCAGAGCTTCGGCGGCTTCTGCGCCACCCACTATCTGTCCACGGCTCCCGAGGGTCTGCACACCGTCCTGATCACCGGCGGCCTGCCCTCGCTCGACGCGAGCGCCGAGGACGTCTACCGCGCCGCGTATCCGCGCATCGAGCGCAAGAACGCCGCCCACTACGCCCGGTACCCGCAGGACGTCGAGCGCGCCCGCCGTATCGCCGAGCACCTGGCCGAGCACCGGCCCGTGCTGCCCAGCGGTTACACGCTGACCCCGCAGGCGTTCCAGTCCCTCGGGCTCATGCTGGGCACGGGCGACGGCAGCCACCAGCTGCACTACCTGCTGGAGAACGCCTTCGTCCGTACGCCCGCCGGCCATGTGCTGTCCGACACCTTCCAGGAAGCGGTGCACGCCGCGCTCTCCTTCGCGGCTCGCCCCCTCTACGCGGTCCTGCACGAGCCGATCTACGCCCAGGGCACGCGGCCCACCGCTTGGGCCGCCGACCGGGTACGCGACGAATTCCCGCAGTTCGACGCCGGCAAGGCGCTCGCCGCGGACGCTCCGCTGCTGTTCACCGGTGAGACCATCCACCCCTGGCACTTTGAGACCGACCCGGCGCTGCGCCCGCTGCGCCGGACCGCCGAGCTCCTCGCCGCCCGTACCGACTGGTCCCCGCTGTACGACGCGAACCGGCTCGCCGCCAACGAGGTTCCGGTCGCTGCCGCCGTGTACCACGACGACATGTACGTCGAGACCGCGCACTCGCTGCAGACGGCACGCACCATCCGCGGTCTGCGCACCTGGGTCACCGACGAGTACGAGCACGACGGCCTGCGGGCGAGCGGCGGCCGCGTGCTGGACCGGCTGCTCGCGCTGGTACGCGACGAGGCGTGA
- a CDS encoding DUF2867 domain-containing protein has protein sequence MRHDLIDEYRLYVHPVLIGQGGPLFGASDARTGLRLAEIRAFGNGVVLLRYGRTGASSPERSPRGGPSSRPRAGPSRWPVSASTGDDGAEAGDDVTANATTEGGGFMRRDDAPRGLSCLVTGATGYVGGRLVPELLAEGHRVRCLARSPGKLRDHPWAGSTEVVRGDVTDPESLGEAMRGMDVAYYLVHALGTGRGFEETDRTAARVFGEQARAAGVRRIVYLGGLTPAGVPEARLSPHLRSRAEVGRILLDSGVPTTVLRAAVIIGSGSASFEMLRYLTERLPVMITPSWVRTRIQPIAVRDVLRYLVGSASMPDDVNRAFDIGGPDVLTYQEMMHRYAAVAGLPRRLIVPVPVLTPRLSSHWVGLVTPVPASIARPLTESLRLEVVCREHDIARYVPDPPGRPATFDAAVALALQRVREAQVSTRWSSASVPGAPSDPLPTDPDWAGGSLYTDHRELTVDAAPEALWRVIEGIGGDNGWYSFPLAWAVRGWLDRLVGGVGLRRGRRDAQRLRVGDSLDFWRVEEIEPGRLLRLRAEMRLPGLAWLEMYAEAEGNGRARYRQRALFHPHGLLGHVYWWGVSPFHAIVFGGMAQNIAQAAAKGMAARGKRSKPAR, from the coding sequence ATGCGGCACGACCTGATCGACGAGTACCGCCTCTACGTCCATCCGGTCCTCATCGGGCAAGGCGGACCGCTGTTCGGGGCATCGGACGCCAGGACCGGTCTCCGGCTCGCCGAGATCCGGGCCTTCGGCAACGGCGTCGTCCTCCTCCGCTACGGGCGTACCGGGGCTTCCTCCCCGGAACGATCCCCGCGAGGTGGTCCGAGCAGCCGGCCGCGGGCCGGCCCCTCGCGGTGGCCGGTGTCCGCATCCACCGGGGACGATGGAGCAGAAGCAGGTGACGACGTGACGGCGAACGCGACGACGGAGGGAGGCGGCTTCATGAGGCGCGATGACGCCCCGCGCGGCCTGAGCTGTCTGGTGACCGGCGCTACCGGCTACGTCGGGGGCCGGCTGGTGCCCGAACTGCTCGCCGAGGGCCACAGGGTCCGCTGTCTGGCCCGCTCCCCCGGCAAGCTGCGGGACCATCCGTGGGCGGGCAGCACCGAGGTCGTGAGGGGCGATGTGACCGATCCGGAGTCGCTGGGTGAGGCAATGCGCGGGATGGACGTCGCGTACTACCTGGTGCATGCCCTCGGCACCGGACGCGGCTTCGAGGAGACCGACCGGACGGCGGCACGGGTCTTCGGCGAGCAGGCCCGTGCCGCCGGCGTCCGGCGCATCGTCTATCTGGGCGGGCTCACACCCGCGGGGGTGCCCGAGGCGCGGCTGTCGCCCCATCTGCGGTCGCGTGCGGAAGTCGGGCGGATCCTGCTGGACTCGGGTGTGCCGACGACGGTGCTGCGGGCGGCGGTCATCATCGGTTCGGGTTCGGCGTCCTTCGAGATGCTGCGCTATCTCACCGAACGCCTGCCGGTCATGATCACCCCTAGCTGGGTGCGCACCCGGATCCAGCCGATCGCCGTACGGGACGTACTGAGGTATCTGGTGGGCAGCGCGAGCATGCCCGACGATGTGAACCGTGCCTTCGACATCGGCGGCCCGGACGTCCTGACCTACCAGGAGATGATGCACCGGTACGCGGCGGTCGCCGGACTCCCGCGTCGGCTGATCGTGCCCGTCCCGGTACTGACGCCGAGGCTCTCCAGCCACTGGGTCGGGCTGGTCACCCCGGTGCCTGCCTCGATCGCCCGTCCGCTCACCGAATCGCTGCGCCTCGAGGTCGTCTGCCGGGAGCACGACATCGCACGGTATGTTCCCGACCCTCCTGGGCGGCCGGCCACTTTCGACGCCGCGGTGGCGCTGGCCCTCCAGCGGGTCCGGGAAGCCCAGGTCAGCACCCGCTGGTCGTCGGCCTCGGTGCCCGGCGCGCCCAGCGACCCGCTGCCCACCGACCCCGACTGGGCAGGCGGCAGCCTCTACACCGACCACCGCGAGCTGACCGTCGACGCGGCCCCGGAAGCGCTGTGGCGGGTCATCGAGGGCATCGGCGGCGACAACGGCTGGTACTCCTTCCCGCTCGCATGGGCCGTGCGCGGCTGGCTGGACCGGCTGGTGGGCGGAGTGGGGCTGCGCCGCGGCCGTCGCGACGCGCAACGGCTCAGGGTCGGCGACTCGCTGGACTTCTGGCGGGTCGAGGAGATCGAACCGGGCCGTCTGCTGCGGCTTCGCGCCGAGATGAGGCTGCCGGGCCTGGCCTGGCTGGAGATGTACGCCGAGGCCGAGGGCAACGGCCGGGCACGCTACCGGCAACGGGCCCTGTTCCATCCGCACGGACTGCTGGGCCACGTCTACTGGTGGGGCGTCTCGCCCTTCCACGCCATCGTGTTCGGCGGCATGGCGCAGAACATCGCGCAGGCCGCCGCCAAGGGCATGGCGGCTCGCGGGAAACGGTCGAAGCCGGCGCGGTGA
- a CDS encoding DUF397 domain-containing protein, with translation MVPVAGAQSRQCPGSGARKARSQVSHVETAATPGTVHVRDSKDKEGPQLAFAPRAWADFVSYASER, from the coding sequence ATGGTCCCCGTCGCGGGTGCACAGTCACGGCAGTGCCCTGGTTCCGGGGCGCGGAAGGCGCGGTCGCAGGTGTCGCATGTCGAGACCGCAGCCACCCCCGGCACCGTGCACGTCCGCGACTCCAAGGACAAGGAGGGCCCACAGCTCGCGTTCGCGCCGCGTGCGTGGGCGGACTTCGTGTCGTACGCCTCGGAGCGCTGA
- a CDS encoding cytochrome P450 — protein sequence MRQQPVLLPYTDPAFAADPFPLYRQLREEGPVRRAVLAGDLDAWLVTRYEDGLAALSDPRLSSDIRDASDPRLMEQLPVTERESLMSNMLRSDPPDHTRLRRLVSKAFTARRVAELRPRIQEITDQLLDAIVPAGRADLVADFALPLPVTVISELLGVPVTDRHDFQRWTDEMIMRGVRRPDPAVVDAAWRQMRSYLTKLLEAKRDRPADDLLSELIAARDEEQQLTEDELIAMSFLLLVAGYITTVNLIGSGIATLLAHPEQLETLRNNPALLPGAIEEFLRYDGPVSPGIARFAREDVSIAGVNIPRGATVLIASAIADRDPARFADPDRLDITRQDNAHLAFGHGIHYCLGAPLARLEGQVAIGTALRRLPGIALAVPPGELRWRPGGLRGPELLPVTFTPDPN from the coding sequence ATGAGACAGCAGCCGGTACTTCTGCCCTATACCGACCCGGCCTTCGCCGCGGACCCCTTCCCGCTCTACCGGCAGTTGCGTGAGGAAGGCCCGGTGCGCCGCGCCGTGCTCGCCGGCGACCTGGACGCCTGGCTGGTCACGCGCTACGAGGACGGTCTCGCGGCGTTGTCGGACCCGCGGCTGAGCAGCGACATCCGCGACGCGTCGGATCCCCGGCTCATGGAGCAGCTGCCCGTGACGGAACGCGAGTCGCTGATGAGCAACATGCTCCGCAGCGACCCGCCCGACCACACCCGCCTGCGCCGCCTGGTGTCGAAGGCGTTCACCGCGCGCCGGGTGGCCGAACTCCGGCCCCGCATCCAGGAGATCACCGACCAACTGCTGGACGCGATCGTGCCGGCCGGCCGCGCCGACCTCGTCGCGGACTTCGCGCTGCCCCTTCCCGTCACCGTCATCAGCGAACTGCTCGGCGTGCCCGTGACGGACCGGCACGACTTCCAGCGGTGGACCGACGAGATGATCATGCGAGGGGTACGCCGGCCGGACCCGGCCGTGGTCGACGCAGCATGGCGGCAGATGCGTTCGTACCTGACCAAGCTCCTGGAAGCCAAACGGGACCGGCCCGCGGACGATCTGCTCAGCGAGCTGATCGCCGCCCGGGACGAGGAGCAGCAGCTGACCGAGGACGAGCTGATCGCCATGTCGTTCCTGCTCCTGGTGGCCGGATACATCACCACGGTCAACCTGATCGGCAGCGGCATCGCCACACTGCTCGCCCACCCCGAGCAGTTGGAGACGCTGCGGAACAATCCGGCGCTGCTGCCCGGCGCGATCGAGGAGTTCCTCCGCTACGACGGACCGGTCAGCCCCGGCATCGCCCGTTTCGCGCGCGAGGACGTCTCCATCGCGGGCGTGAACATCCCGCGCGGGGCGACCGTGCTCATCGCGTCCGCCATCGCCGACCGCGACCCGGCGCGGTTCGCCGACCCCGACCGGCTGGACATCACCCGGCAGGACAACGCCCATCTCGCGTTCGGGCACGGCATCCACTACTGTCTGGGGGCGCCGCTGGCCCGGCTGGAGGGTCAGGTCGCGATCGGGACCGCCCTGCGCCGTCTTCCCGGTATCGCCCTGGCCGTGCCGCCCGGCGAACTGCGGTGGCGGCCCGGCGGACTGCGCGGGCCCGAGCTGCTGCCGGTCACGTTCACCCCGGACCCGAACTGA
- a CDS encoding nuclear transport factor 2 family protein yields MSRETDEVREAIACELRLMDPGVRTSRTLARQLLDPSFVEVGASGRRWTYEEMLAELPEMDGSEESSPRYEPSKFTGVLLAPGLVHLTYETTIGGNRARRSSLWRKQDPGSTWRMYYHQATPIPPEDL; encoded by the coding sequence ATGAGCCGAGAGACGGACGAGGTGCGCGAAGCGATCGCATGCGAGCTGCGTCTGATGGACCCCGGTGTGCGTACGTCACGCACGCTTGCCCGGCAGCTGCTGGACCCGTCCTTTGTAGAGGTCGGCGCTTCGGGTCGGCGGTGGACATATGAGGAGATGCTTGCCGAGCTGCCCGAGATGGACGGCTCGGAAGAAAGCAGTCCGCGCTATGAGCCCTCAAAATTCACGGGCGTCCTGCTGGCACCCGGGCTGGTGCATCTCACCTACGAGACCACGATCGGTGGGAACCGGGCACGGCGGAGTTCGCTCTGGCGTAAGCAGGATCCAGGCTCGACATGGCGGATGTACTACCACCAGGCCACACCCATCCCGCCCGAG
- a CDS encoding deoxyribodipyrimidine photo-lyase yields MSTAANVSVVLFTSDLRLHDHPPLRAALGSAEQVVPLFVRDDGIHAAGFPAPNREAFLADCLTDLDAGLRERGGRLVVRSGDVVDQVCRIVVESDADEVHMAAGVSGYAQRREERLRRALESEGRRLHVHDTVITALAPGAVTPSGSDHYAVFTPYFRRWAQERLRDVLGAPRTVRVPDAVSSERLPSRKDVAGVSEGLSTGGEKEGRRRLAIWLRGSLADYADRHDDLPGDATSRLSPHLHFGTLSPVELVHRARAAGGPGADAFVRQLAWRDFHHQVLAARPAAATADYRTRHDHWRSEDSAAEEIAAWKEGRTGYPVVDAAMRQLLHEGWMHNRGRLLTASFLTKTLYVDWRVGARHFLDLLVDGDVANNQLNWQWVAGTGTDTRPHRVLNPVVQGKRYDPDGVYVRRWVPELEGLRAPVVHEPWRLRGPERAAYDYPDPVVDLSDGLVRFKRARGRD; encoded by the coding sequence ATGAGTACCGCGGCCAATGTCTCGGTCGTCCTGTTCACCTCCGACCTGCGGCTGCACGACCATCCGCCACTGCGGGCCGCGCTAGGTTCCGCCGAGCAGGTGGTGCCGCTGTTCGTGCGCGACGACGGCATCCATGCCGCGGGCTTCCCGGCGCCCAACCGGGAGGCCTTCCTCGCGGACTGCCTGACGGATCTCGACGCGGGGCTACGCGAACGCGGCGGGCGTCTCGTCGTCCGCTCCGGAGACGTCGTCGACCAGGTGTGCAGGATCGTCGTCGAATCGGACGCCGACGAGGTGCACATGGCGGCGGGGGTCAGCGGATACGCCCAACGTCGCGAGGAACGGCTGCGGCGGGCCCTGGAATCCGAGGGCCGCCGCCTGCACGTCCACGACACCGTGATCACCGCGCTCGCGCCGGGCGCCGTCACACCGAGCGGCTCGGACCACTACGCCGTCTTCACCCCGTACTTCCGCCGCTGGGCGCAGGAGCGCCTGCGCGACGTGCTCGGAGCACCCCGGACGGTGCGGGTCCCGGACGCTGTCTCCTCCGAAAGGCTTCCGTCCCGCAAGGACGTCGCCGGCGTCTCGGAGGGACTGAGCACGGGAGGGGAGAAGGAGGGACGGAGGCGGCTCGCCATCTGGCTGCGCGGCAGTCTCGCGGACTACGCGGACCGCCACGACGACCTGCCCGGAGACGCCACCTCCCGGCTCTCGCCGCACCTGCACTTCGGCACTCTCTCCCCCGTCGAACTCGTGCACCGGGCGCGCGCCGCGGGCGGCCCCGGCGCCGATGCCTTCGTACGGCAGCTCGCCTGGCGGGACTTCCACCACCAGGTACTGGCTGCCCGGCCCGCGGCAGCCACGGCCGACTACCGCACCCGGCACGATCACTGGCGGTCGGAGGACTCGGCCGCGGAGGAGATCGCCGCCTGGAAGGAGGGCCGCACCGGCTATCCGGTGGTCGACGCCGCCATGCGCCAGCTGCTGCACGAGGGCTGGATGCACAACCGCGGACGGCTGCTGACGGCGAGCTTTCTCACCAAGACGCTGTACGTGGACTGGCGCGTCGGCGCCCGTCATTTCCTGGACCTGCTGGTCGACGGCGACGTGGCCAACAACCAGCTGAACTGGCAGTGGGTCGCGGGGACGGGCACGGACACGCGGCCCCACCGGGTACTCAACCCGGTGGTCCAGGGCAAGCGGTACGACCCGGACGGTGTGTACGTCCGTCGCTGGGTGCCGGAGCTCGAGGGTCTCCGTGCGCCGGTTGTGCACGAGCCCTGGAGACTCCGGGGGCCGGAACGTGCCGCATACGACTATCCGGACCCCGTCGTCGACCTGTCCGACGGCCTCGTCCGCTTCAAGCGGGCCCGCGGCCGCGACTGA
- a CDS encoding FAD-dependent oxidoreductase codes for MERTTCCVVGGGPAGMVLGLLLARAGVAVTVLEKHGDFLRDFRGDTVHPSTLALLDELGLAERFARLPHRRVRTVQLPVGPGRSLVTVGDIGSLRGRYNYIAMVPQWDLLDLLADEARQEPSFSLRMSTEATSFLMERGRVRGVRYRTSDGRTGELRATLTVACDGRGSLARLLPELGLRKFSCPMDAWWFRLPRREDDPQGLVGAAGDRFFTAMIDRGDYWQCAALIPKGTDAQRRAAGLERFMAEFTAAAPWLADRVHALRSWDQVRLLDVRLDRLRRWHRPGLLCIGDAAHAMSPVFGIGINLAVEDAVAAARYLVEPLRAGTVGLRDVRSVQRRRWPTTAATQALQRLAHKQVVEPLLAGRSPFGNPRRAQRMTERITTSRWLNRVPAYFFAYGAVRERPPAASVR; via the coding sequence ATGGAGCGGACCACGTGCTGCGTGGTGGGCGGCGGCCCCGCCGGAATGGTCCTCGGCCTGCTGCTGGCCCGTGCAGGTGTGGCGGTCACGGTCCTGGAGAAGCACGGTGACTTCCTGCGCGACTTCCGCGGCGACACCGTGCATCCGTCCACCCTGGCACTGCTGGACGAGCTGGGCCTGGCCGAGCGGTTCGCCCGTCTGCCGCATCGGCGGGTGAGGACCGTACAGCTGCCGGTCGGACCGGGCCGTTCGCTGGTCACCGTCGGAGACATCGGCTCGCTGCGGGGCAGGTACAACTACATCGCGATGGTGCCGCAGTGGGACCTGCTCGACCTCCTGGCGGACGAGGCCCGGCAGGAACCGTCCTTCTCCCTGCGGATGAGCACCGAGGCGACCTCCTTCCTGATGGAGCGCGGACGGGTCAGGGGGGTGCGCTACCGCACCTCCGACGGCCGTACCGGTGAGCTGCGGGCCACGCTCACCGTGGCCTGCGACGGCCGGGGCTCGCTGGCCAGGTTGCTGCCGGAACTCGGACTGCGGAAGTTCAGCTGCCCGATGGACGCCTGGTGGTTCCGGCTGCCGCGGCGCGAGGACGACCCACAAGGGCTCGTGGGAGCTGCCGGCGACCGGTTCTTCACCGCCATGATCGACCGCGGGGACTACTGGCAGTGCGCCGCGCTGATCCCCAAGGGAACCGACGCCCAGCGCCGCGCCGCCGGTCTCGAACGGTTCATGGCCGAGTTCACGGCCGCCGCCCCATGGCTCGCGGACCGGGTGCACGCGTTGCGCTCGTGGGACCAGGTGAGGCTCCTCGACGTACGGCTCGACCGCCTCCGGCGCTGGCACCGCCCGGGGCTGCTGTGCATCGGCGACGCGGCGCACGCGATGTCGCCGGTCTTCGGCATCGGCATCAACCTCGCCGTCGAGGACGCCGTGGCCGCCGCGAGGTACCTCGTCGAGCCGCTGCGCGCCGGTACGGTCGGCCTGCGGGACGTACGCAGCGTGCAGCGCCGCCGGTGGCCCACCACGGCCGCGACGCAGGCACTGCAGCGGCTCGCCCACAAGCAGGTCGTCGAACCGCTGCTGGCGGGACGCTCGCCCTTCGGAAACCCCAGGCGGGCGCAGCGGATGACCGAACGCATCACGACCTCGCGCTGGCTGAACCGGGTGCCGGCGTACTTCTTCGCCTACGGCGCCGTACGCGAGCGCCCCCCGGCGGCCTCGGTACGGTGA